From a region of the Buchnera aphidicola str. Ak (Acyrthosiphon kondoi) genome:
- the rsmA gene encoding 16S rRNA (adenine(1518)-N(6)/adenine(1519)-N(6))-dimethyltransferase RsmA, translating to MIIKNFKKHFPLKRYGQNFLVNTKTIQKIINIINPNTKQTLVEIGPGLAALTKPICQLLEELIVIEIDPNLLFLLKKRSFYSKLTVFYQDALNFNYTDLFYKKNQLIRVFGNLPYNISTSLIISLFNHIKVIQDMNFMLQKEVAERLISIPGNKSYGRLSIISQYYCKIKILLNVVPEDFRPIPKVHSVFINLTPHTNSPYFVYDTNILSSITRNAFQNRRKILRHSLKNLFSEKELIQLEINPNLRAENISIFQYCQLADYLYKKLNNLVKIN from the coding sequence ATGATTATAAAAAATTTTAAAAAACATTTTCCTTTAAAAAGGTATGGACAAAATTTTCTTGTCAATACAAAAACTATTCAAAAGATAATTAATATAATTAATCCAAACACCAAACAAACATTAGTGGAAATTGGACCTGGATTAGCTGCATTAACAAAACCAATTTGTCAATTATTAGAAGAATTAATTGTTATTGAAATAGATCCTAATTTATTGTTTTTATTAAAAAAACGTTCATTTTATTCAAAATTAACAGTTTTTTATCAAGACGCTTTAAATTTCAATTATACAGATTTGTTTTATAAGAAAAATCAATTAATTCGTGTTTTTGGAAACTTGCCATATAATATTTCTACATCTTTAATTATTTCTTTATTCAATCATATTAAAGTTATTCAAGATATGAATTTTATGTTACAGAAAGAGGTTGCTGAAAGATTAATTTCTATTCCTGGAAATAAATCTTATGGCCGTTTAAGCATTATTTCTCAGTATTATTGTAAAATTAAAATATTATTAAATGTTGTACCTGAAGATTTTCGACCTATACCGAAAGTGCATTCTGTTTTTATCAATTTAACTCCTCATACCAATTCTCCATATTTTGTTTATGATACAAATATCCTCAGTTCTATCACAAGAAATGCTTTTCAAAATAGAAGGAAAATTTTGCGTCATAGTTTAAAAAATTTATTTTCTGAAAAAGAACTAATTCAATTAGAAATTAATCCAAATTTACGAGCTGAAAATATTTCTATCTTTCAGTATTGTCAATTAGCTGATTATTTATATAAAAAATTAAATAATCTTGTAAAAATCAATTAA
- the apaH gene encoding bis(5'-nucleosyl)-tetraphosphatase (symmetrical) ApaH yields the protein MSTYFISDIHGCYKEFRMLLKKSSFNNKEDDLWIAGDLVSRGPDSLKVVKYLYSLKNRVKIVLGNHDINLIAVHAGVKKNKKENCFDEFLSSSDSVELINWLRSQSLLKIDEKRKIIMSHAGISPQWDINTAKVCAWEIEDFLSNDNYSFFLKSIYNNNINFWTLNLNQLDRLRYSINSFTRMRYCYPDGRLNMIYKNSPNFVKYPLQPWFLMPSNIAKDYSILFGHWSSLKGTYIPKPFFALDAGCCWGEELIMLRWEDKKIFSQSFFSK from the coding sequence ATGAGTACCTATTTTATTAGTGATATACATGGTTGTTATAAAGAATTTAGGATGTTGTTAAAAAAATCATCTTTTAATAATAAAGAAGATGATTTATGGATTGCCGGTGATTTAGTATCTAGAGGTCCTGATTCTTTGAAAGTGGTTAAATATCTTTATTCATTAAAAAATAGAGTGAAAATAGTTTTAGGTAATCATGACATAAATTTAATTGCAGTTCATGCTGGTGTAAAAAAAAATAAAAAAGAAAATTGCTTTGATGAGTTTCTTTCTTCGTCAGATAGTGTTGAATTAATCAATTGGCTTCGTTCTCAATCTCTTTTAAAAATTGATGAAAAACGGAAGATAATTATGTCACATGCTGGAATTAGTCCTCAATGGGATATTAATACAGCGAAAGTGTGCGCATGGGAAATTGAAGATTTTTTATCTAATGATAATTATTCTTTTTTTTTAAAATCTATATATAATAATAATATAAATTTTTGGACATTGAATTTAAATCAATTAGATAGACTTCGATATTCTATAAATTCTTTTACAAGAATGAGATATTGTTATCCAGATGGTCGACTAAATATGATTTATAAAAACTCTCCTAATTTTGTTAAATATCCTTTGCAACCGTGGTTTTTAATGCCGTCTAATATTGCAAAGGACTATTCTATTTTGTTTGGACATTGGTCTTCCTTAAAGGGAACTTATATACCTAAACCTTTTTTTGCATTAGATGCCGGTTGCTGTTGGGGAGAAGAATTAATTATGCTACGATGGGAAGATAAAAAAATTTTTTCACAGTCTTTTTTTTCGAAATAA
- the folA gene encoding type 3 dihydrofolate reductase: MNVSLIAAMSKNLVIGYNNKIPWYLPEDLKWFKQKTINKSVIMGRLTWESIKRPLPTRKNIVISSNEIKKKGIIWADSISNALISAKYNKEIMVIGGSKIYKKMLFYANKLYLTHIDINIIGDAYFPKYTLYPSWKVLFRKKIFKDKKNPYNYSFEILSR; the protein is encoded by the coding sequence ATGAATGTAAGTTTAATTGCTGCTATGTCTAAAAACTTAGTTATTGGATATAATAATAAAATACCTTGGTATCTTCCAGAAGATTTAAAATGGTTTAAACAAAAAACAATAAATAAAAGTGTAATTATGGGTCGTTTAACTTGGGAATCTATTAAAAGACCCTTGCCTACGCGTAAAAACATAGTAATTAGTAGTAATGAAATTAAAAAAAAAGGTATAATTTGGGCTGATTCAATATCTAATGCGTTAATCTCTGCAAAATACAATAAAGAAATTATGGTTATTGGAGGGTCTAAAATATACAAAAAAATGTTATTTTATGCTAATAAATTATATTTGACTCATATAGATATCAATATTATTGGAGATGCATATTTTCCTAAATATACATTATATCCATCTTGGAAAGTATTATTTAGAAAAAAAATTTTTAAAGATAAAAAAAATCCATATAATTATTCTTTTGAAATTTTATCAAGATAA
- the carB gene encoding carbamoyl-phosphate synthase large subunit — translation MPKSTDIKSILILGAGPIVIGQACEFDYSGAQACKALKEEGYKIILVNSNPATIMTDPCMADATYIEPIHWEIVEKIIQKEKPDALLPTMGGQTALNCALELDHKGILDTYNVKIIGATVNAIKKAENRKLFERSMRKLNLETAKCGIAHNIQEAFLVLNTVGFPCIIRPSFTMGGHGGGIAYNHEEFEAICERGLKLSPSTELLIDESLIGWKEYEMEVVRDKNDNCIIVCSIENLDPMGIHTGDSITVAPAQTLTDKEYQVMRNASMSILREIGVETGGSNVQFAINPKNGRMIVIEMNPRVSRSSALASKATGFPIAKIAAKLAVGYTLDELANDITGMNTTASFEPSIDYIVTKIPRFNFEKFPGCDDRLTTQMKSVGEVMAIGRTFQESIQKAIRGLEVGASGFDSKISCTDPEYLIKIRHELKDAGSERIWYIGDAFRAGMSVNDVFDLTSIDPWFLVQIEEIILLEKKIIKNGFSGLKYDFFYFIKRKGFSDQRIAMLTQKNESEIRKLRYTLNLHPVYKRIDTCSAEFSTETAYMYSTWEDECESHPNKNDKKIIIIGGGPNRIGQGIEFDYCCVHAAQALREDGFEAIMINCNPETVSTDYDISDRLYFEPITLENVLEIVRIEKPKGVIIQYGGQTPLKLARDFEKEGIPIIGTSPDAIDKAEDRHRFQETVSKLKLQQPLNTTVLTLDQAYKKADIIGYPLMVRPSYVLGGRAMEIVYEPYGLKNYFKTTLKKNNTTPILLDQYLDYATEVDVDAICDGETVLIGGIMEHIEQAGVHSGDSACSLPAYTLTNKIQNEIRKQVKKLAFELSVKGLMNVQFAIKKNQIYIIEVNPRAARTVPFVSKATGLALAKIAVRVMYGRKLSEQGFIKEIIPPYFSVKEAVLPFDKFQGVDPILGPEMRSTGEVMGIGKNFSEAFAKAMLGAHTNMKKSGRVLLSVRNDDKNNIINLAVKLKKMGFKIDATKGTSIALNNSGISSRLVNKVHEGRPHIQDRLKNGEYSYIVNTTSCHQGIKDSKLICRSALQYKVHYDTTINGAFATVIALNEKPTKNVTSLQEIHKKIKLFYNKK, via the coding sequence ATGCCTAAATCTACTGATATAAAATCAATTTTAATTCTTGGCGCAGGTCCAATAGTAATTGGACAAGCATGTGAATTTGACTACTCAGGTGCACAAGCTTGTAAAGCTTTAAAAGAAGAAGGCTATAAGATAATTCTCGTAAACTCTAATCCTGCAACTATTATGACAGATCCTTGTATGGCCGATGCTACATATATCGAACCAATTCATTGGGAAATAGTAGAAAAAATTATTCAAAAAGAAAAACCAGATGCACTACTTCCAACTATGGGAGGTCAAACAGCTTTAAACTGTGCTTTAGAATTAGATCATAAAGGCATTTTAGATACATATAACGTTAAAATAATAGGCGCAACAGTTAATGCAATAAAAAAAGCCGAAAATAGAAAATTATTTGAACGTTCAATGAGAAAATTAAATTTAGAAACTGCAAAATGTGGTATTGCACATAATATTCAAGAAGCATTTTTAGTATTAAATACTGTAGGATTTCCATGCATTATTCGTCCTTCTTTTACTATGGGTGGACATGGAGGAGGAATTGCTTATAATCATGAAGAATTTGAAGCGATATGTGAAAGAGGACTTAAATTATCTCCCAGTACAGAACTTCTAATTGACGAATCGCTTATTGGTTGGAAAGAATATGAAATGGAAGTCGTGCGAGATAAAAATGATAATTGTATTATCGTTTGTTCAATTGAAAATCTGGATCCTATGGGCATTCATACAGGTGATTCAATTACTGTAGCACCTGCGCAAACTCTTACTGATAAAGAATATCAAGTGATGAGAAATGCATCTATGTCAATTTTACGAGAAATAGGCGTAGAAACAGGTGGCTCTAATGTGCAATTTGCAATTAATCCAAAAAATGGTCGAATGATCGTTATTGAAATGAACCCTAGAGTTTCTCGATCTTCTGCTCTAGCATCTAAAGCCACAGGATTTCCTATTGCAAAAATTGCGGCTAAATTAGCTGTTGGGTATACATTAGATGAACTTGCAAATGACATTACAGGAATGAATACTACTGCATCATTTGAACCATCAATAGATTATATCGTAACCAAGATTCCTAGATTTAATTTTGAGAAATTCCCAGGCTGTGATGATAGACTAACTACACAAATGAAATCTGTTGGAGAAGTCATGGCAATAGGTCGTACTTTCCAAGAATCTATACAAAAAGCTATTCGTGGTTTAGAAGTAGGTGCCAGTGGTTTTGATTCTAAAATATCTTGTACTGATCCAGAATATTTAATTAAAATTAGACATGAATTAAAAGATGCTGGTTCTGAGCGTATTTGGTATATAGGTGATGCATTTCGAGCAGGTATGTCTGTAAATGATGTATTTGATTTAACATCAATTGATCCATGGTTTCTTGTTCAAATTGAAGAAATTATTCTACTAGAGAAAAAAATTATAAAAAATGGATTTTCTGGATTGAAATATGATTTTTTTTATTTTATAAAAAGAAAAGGTTTTTCTGATCAACGTATTGCAATGTTAACTCAGAAAAATGAAAGTGAAATAAGAAAACTACGTTATACACTGAATTTGCATCCAGTTTATAAAAGAATTGATACATGTTCTGCTGAATTTTCAACCGAAACAGCATATATGTATTCAACATGGGAAGATGAATGTGAATCACATCCAAATAAAAATGACAAAAAAATTATAATAATAGGTGGTGGGCCTAATAGAATAGGACAAGGTATAGAATTTGATTATTGCTGTGTACATGCTGCTCAAGCTTTGCGAGAAGATGGTTTTGAAGCGATTATGATTAACTGCAATCCAGAAACTGTATCTACTGATTATGATATTTCAGATAGACTATACTTTGAACCAATTACCTTAGAAAATGTTTTAGAAATAGTTAGAATAGAAAAACCTAAAGGAGTTATTATTCAATATGGAGGACAAACTCCACTAAAATTAGCACGTGATTTTGAAAAAGAAGGTATTCCTATAATCGGAACAAGTCCAGATGCAATTGATAAAGCAGAAGATCGTCATCGTTTTCAAGAAACTGTATCTAAATTAAAATTACAACAACCTTTAAATACAACTGTCTTAACTTTAGATCAAGCTTATAAAAAAGCCGATATAATTGGTTATCCATTAATGGTACGACCATCTTATGTTTTAGGTGGTAGAGCAATGGAAATTGTTTATGAACCATATGGTTTGAAAAATTATTTTAAAACTACATTAAAAAAGAATAATACCACTCCTATTTTATTAGATCAATATTTAGATTATGCAACAGAAGTAGATGTTGATGCTATCTGCGATGGAGAAACAGTTTTAATTGGAGGAATCATGGAACATATTGAACAAGCTGGAGTTCATTCTGGTGATTCTGCATGCTCATTACCAGCTTATACCTTAACTAACAAAATACAAAATGAAATTAGAAAACAGGTAAAAAAACTAGCTTTTGAATTATCTGTAAAAGGGCTAATGAACGTACAATTTGCTATTAAGAAAAATCAAATATATATTATTGAAGTAAATCCAAGAGCAGCACGAACTGTTCCATTTGTTTCAAAAGCGACAGGTCTTGCATTGGCAAAAATTGCTGTACGAGTAATGTATGGAAGAAAATTATCAGAACAAGGTTTTATTAAAGAAATAATTCCTCCATATTTCTCAGTAAAAGAAGCTGTTCTTCCATTCGACAAATTTCAAGGAGTCGATCCTATATTAGGTCCAGAAATGCGTTCTACAGGAGAAGTGATGGGTATTGGAAAAAACTTTTCAGAAGCTTTTGCTAAAGCTATGTTAGGTGCTCATACGAATATGAAAAAATCAGGCCGTGTTCTTCTTTCTGTTAGAAATGATGATAAAAATAATATTATAAACCTGGCAGTTAAATTAAAAAAGATGGGGTTTAAAATAGACGCAACTAAAGGTACATCTATAGCTTTAAATAATTCTGGAATTTCATCTAGATTAGTAAATAAAGTTCATGAAGGACGTCCTCATATACAAGATCGTTTGAAAAATGGAGAATATTCTTACATTGTTAATACTACATCTTGTCATCAAGGAATAAAAGATTCAAAACTAATATGTCGTAGTGCCCTTCAATATAAAGTACACTATGACACAACAATTAATGGAGCTTTTGCAACTGTTATAGCATTAAATGAAAAACCAACAAAAAATGTTACATCCCTACAAGAAATACATAAAAAAATAAAATTATTTTATAATAAAAAATAG
- the carA gene encoding glutamine-hydrolyzing carbamoyl-phosphate synthase small subunit gives MEDVLSQLAVLVLEDGTRFHGRAIGAKGITVGEVVFNTSITGYQEIITDPSYSHQIVTLTHPHIGNVGTNSDDEESSKIYLKGLIIRDLSPIASNYRNKKSLCSYLKENNIVAISDIDTRKLTRILRTKGSQNGCIIADKKENYTIAHDKAKNFLSLQGLDLAKKVSTKSIYNWNQRSLVLNKKKLFFTKKEKFLFHVVVYDFGVKRNILRMLVDRRCHLTIVPATTDPKIVLNLSPDGIFLSNGPGDPRPCHYAIHAIQYFLKTNIPIFGICLGHQLLALASGAKIIKMKFGHHGGNHPVKDIKNNRVIITSQNHSFTVDTENMPNNIEITHTSLFDGTLQGLSLTDKLAFSFQGHPEASPGPHDASSLFDNFIKLIVHQKN, from the coding sequence ATGGAGGATGTTTTGAGCCAATTAGCAGTACTAGTTTTAGAAGACGGGACTAGATTTCACGGACGAGCTATTGGAGCTAAAGGAATAACTGTAGGCGAAGTTGTTTTTAATACATCCATAACTGGTTATCAAGAAATAATCACTGATCCCTCTTATTCACATCAAATTGTGACATTAACTCACCCTCATATTGGTAATGTTGGAACTAATTCTGATGATGAAGAATCATCTAAAATTTATTTAAAAGGTCTTATTATCCGTGATTTATCACCAATTGCAAGTAATTATCGAAATAAAAAAAGTTTATGTTCTTATTTAAAAGAAAATAATATTGTTGCGATATCTGATATTGACACGAGAAAATTAACGCGTATTTTACGTACTAAAGGTTCACAAAACGGATGTATTATTGCAGATAAAAAAGAAAATTACACTATAGCACATGACAAGGCTAAGAACTTTTTAAGTTTACAAGGTTTAGATTTAGCAAAAAAAGTTTCTACTAAATCTATTTATAATTGGAATCAAAGAAGTCTTGTTCTCAATAAAAAAAAATTGTTTTTCACGAAAAAAGAAAAATTTTTATTTCATGTTGTTGTATATGATTTTGGAGTAAAAAGAAATATACTTCGTATGCTTGTAGATAGAAGATGCCATCTAACTATTGTTCCCGCAACAACTGATCCCAAAATTGTATTAAATTTATCCCCAGATGGAATTTTCTTATCTAATGGACCAGGAGATCCAAGACCTTGCCATTACGCTATTCATGCTATTCAATATTTCTTAAAAACTAATATTCCTATTTTTGGAATATGTTTAGGACATCAGCTACTTGCTTTAGCCAGTGGGGCTAAAATTATAAAAATGAAATTTGGACATCATGGGGGAAATCATCCTGTAAAAGATATCAAAAACAACCGTGTTATCATCACCTCTCAAAATCATAGTTTTACTGTAGATACTGAAAATATGCCAAATAATATAGAAATTACACATACTTCTCTTTTCGATGGCACATTACAAGGTCTATCTTTAACTGATAAATTAGCTTTTAGTTTTCAAGGTCATCCAGAAGCAAGCCCTGGACCACATGATGCTTCATCGTTATTTGATAATTTCATTAAATTAATAGTTCATCAAAAAAACTAA
- the dapB gene encoding 4-hydroxy-tetrahydrodipicolinate reductase: MNKKTRIVITGAMGRMGQMLIKEIKKNEQTCLTAALVKKNCQLIGKDIGEILGIGKMDVLINDELNMNKKDFDVLIDFTNTNSTLKYLEYCSKFKKNIVIGTTGFSSEEMDIIKSYSQDIAIIISSNFSIGINLLFQLIEKTTQIIGKSSDIDILEYHHRNKIDAPSGTALAIGEVISKVMNWDLNKHSIYHKKGITGIRERKKIGFSIVRAGNIIGKHTVMFSSSGEEIKITHTASDRISFAKGAIQSALWIHKKKMGLFDMSDVLSF; this comes from the coding sequence ATGAATAAAAAAACTCGTATTGTCATAACCGGTGCTATGGGTCGTATGGGCCAAATGCTTATTAAAGAAATCAAAAAAAATGAACAAACATGTTTAACAGCAGCCCTAGTTAAAAAAAATTGTCAACTAATTGGAAAAGATATTGGTGAAATTCTCGGAATAGGAAAAATGGATGTTCTTATTAATGACGAGTTAAACATGAATAAAAAAGATTTTGATGTGTTAATTGATTTCACGAACACTAATAGTACGTTAAAGTATTTAGAATACTGTAGTAAATTTAAAAAAAATATTGTTATTGGTACTACTGGATTTTCAAGCGAAGAAATGGATATTATAAAATCATATTCTCAAGATATTGCTATAATTATATCATCAAATTTTAGTATAGGAATTAATTTACTATTTCAATTAATTGAAAAAACGACTCAAATTATAGGAAAAAGTTCCGATATTGATATTCTTGAATACCATCATCGTAACAAAATAGATGCTCCTTCAGGTACAGCATTAGCAATAGGAGAAGTTATATCAAAAGTAATGAACTGGGATTTAAATAAACATTCGATATATCATAAAAAAGGAATAACAGGGATAAGAGAAAGAAAAAAAATTGGATTTTCTATTGTGCGTGCAGGTAATATTATTGGAAAACACACTGTTATGTTTTCTAGTTCTGGAGAAGAAATAAAAATTACTCATACTGCCTCTGATAGAATATCTTTTGCTAAAGGTGCTATACAGTCAGCTTTATGGATTCATAAAAAAAAGATGGGTTTATTTGATATGTCAGATGTACTATCATTTTAA
- the ispH gene encoding 4-hydroxy-3-methylbut-2-enyl diphosphate reductase, which produces MNIILTNPRGFCAGVKRAIAIVENALKIYKKTIYIRHELVHNQYVINALRQKGVIFVEKISQIPDYSIVIFSAHGVSKKIVEEAIKKKLIILNATCPLVEKVHIEVSRSSKKGIETILIGHKGHPEVEGTIGQYNNKNGKIYLVESIEDVNNLSVKNNKKLNFVTQTTLSITKTKNIITALKNKFPKISGPNKEDICYATTNRQIAVRKLSQIADIILVIGSKNSSNSNRLAELGKETGKFTRLINSFVDIKKKWLKNVNYIGITASASAPEILVIEVIQYLQTLGANKPIEMIGIREKKIFKIPKKLLQVKNILNDMDEKNE; this is translated from the coding sequence GTGAATATTATATTAACTAATCCTCGAGGTTTTTGCGCAGGTGTAAAAAGAGCAATTGCAATAGTTGAAAATGCATTAAAAATATATAAAAAAACAATTTATATTAGACATGAACTTGTACACAATCAATACGTTATTAATGCATTACGTCAAAAAGGAGTTATTTTTGTTGAAAAAATCTCACAAATTCCAGATTATTCGATCGTTATTTTTTCTGCACATGGTGTATCAAAAAAAATTGTAGAAGAAGCTATAAAAAAAAAATTAATTATATTAAATGCGACTTGTCCATTAGTAGAAAAAGTACATATAGAAGTATCAAGATCTAGTAAAAAAGGAATAGAAACAATTCTTATTGGGCACAAAGGACATCCTGAAGTAGAAGGTACAATAGGGCAATATAATAATAAAAATGGGAAAATATATCTTGTTGAATCTATAGAAGACGTAAATAATTTATCTGTTAAAAATAACAAAAAATTAAATTTTGTTACACAAACAACTTTATCTATTACAAAGACAAAAAATATTATTACTGCTTTAAAAAATAAATTCCCAAAAATTTCGGGTCCCAATAAAGAAGATATATGTTATGCAACAACTAATCGTCAAATAGCAGTTCGTAAATTATCTCAAATAGCAGACATAATACTCGTAATAGGATCAAAGAATTCTTCTAATTCCAACCGTCTTGCAGAATTGGGGAAAGAAACTGGCAAGTTTACAAGACTAATTAATTCTTTTGTTGATATTAAAAAAAAATGGTTAAAAAATGTAAATTATATTGGTATTACAGCTAGTGCTTCAGCACCAGAAATACTAGTAATAGAAGTGATACAATATTTACAAACACTAGGTGCTAATAAACCAATTGAAATGATCGGTATTAGAGAAAAAAAAATTTTTAAAATTCCCAAAAAACTATTACAAGTTAAAAATATTTTAAATGATATGGATGAAAAAAATGAATAA
- the lspA gene encoding signal peptidase II, translating to MKNQYSKKSKKWICITTIISMLILDISSKYCIIKYIKIYEIKKICSILNIFHVHNYGAAFSLLSDQKGWQRWFLSTVSILTVLVITRIIIRSKIKEIKKITAYSLIIAGAMGNLIDRIIYGFVIDFIDLHINNYHFATFNIADCSIFIGIIMLIRLNC from the coding sequence ATGAAAAATCAATATTCTAAAAAATCAAAAAAATGGATTTGCATAACTACAATAATTTCTATGCTTATTTTAGACATATCTAGTAAATATTGCATCATAAAATATATTAAAATATATGAAATAAAAAAAATTTGTTCAATATTAAACATTTTTCATGTACATAATTATGGAGCAGCATTTAGTTTATTATCTGATCAAAAGGGTTGGCAAAGATGGTTTTTATCGACTGTTAGTATTTTAACTGTATTAGTAATAACAAGAATTATTATTCGATCCAAAATAAAAGAAATAAAAAAAATAACTGCTTATTCTTTAATTATTGCAGGTGCAATGGGAAATTTAATAGACCGAATTATTTATGGATTCGTAATAGATTTTATTGATTTACATATTAATAATTATCATTTTGCTACATTTAATATAGCTGATTGCAGTATTTTTATTGGAATTATTATGCTTATTCGATTAAATTGTTAA